A genome region from Natronosalvus rutilus includes the following:
- a CDS encoding DUF5812 family protein, producing MTEKTGTFVVTHAEDESVVLRDVDSAQVHTLAANDGLETHDVLEATIAPEPPLEVSWTLIDVEDRRRVELVDSDLEPTTHSKELVADADVGDLHQHERAGTGEIHVFRVPAAQVEEAARDVLQDEETIARAARLEAVRVEVRRAVDDEDGVLSVRYLPD from the coding sequence ATGACCGAGAAGACGGGCACCTTCGTCGTCACCCACGCCGAGGACGAGTCGGTCGTCCTCCGGGACGTCGACTCCGCGCAGGTGCACACGCTCGCCGCGAACGACGGCCTCGAGACACACGACGTGCTCGAGGCGACGATCGCCCCCGAACCACCCCTCGAGGTCTCCTGGACGCTGATCGACGTCGAGGATCGGCGCCGGGTCGAACTCGTCGACAGCGACCTCGAGCCGACCACCCACTCGAAAGAACTCGTTGCCGACGCCGACGTCGGCGACCTTCACCAGCACGAGCGGGCCGGAACGGGCGAGATTCACGTCTTTCGGGTTCCCGCAGCGCAGGTTGAGGAAGCGGCCCGCGACGTCCTCCAGGACGAGGAGACCATCGCGCGGGCGGCCCGCCTCGAGGCCGTGCGCGTCGAGGTTCGTCGAGCGGTGGACGACGAGGACGGCGTGTTGAGTGTCAGGTACCTGCCGGACTGA
- a CDS encoding DUF6293 family protein, giving the protein MQTHIVPVGFDYDRLIAPLVRDQYGVDRVILLEGAVGSEANVEYSRHLSQKLETDFQNLLGATTERFVLEDVYDYDEAFEQAYDLINDELDEGNEVWVNIAAMPRTVSFAFATAAHSLMVERQDDREHIHTYYTAPEKYLETELAEELREQSALLEDLLAGATDGPDEPASEIETERVATRLDSARQLLAEFDERGTTIGAKEIDGEHIVELPVASFSNVKPFEELILYKLGEDGEFESVSELAEALSRELNEEYTDSFRSKVIYNVDRLGPGGKGYIEREEHGKSYRTRLSRIGELWVRAHSDSAAMPDR; this is encoded by the coding sequence ATGCAAACCCACATCGTCCCGGTCGGCTTCGACTACGACCGGCTGATCGCACCACTGGTGCGCGATCAGTACGGCGTCGACCGCGTCATCCTCCTCGAGGGGGCCGTCGGGAGCGAAGCCAACGTCGAGTACTCCCGGCACCTCTCCCAGAAACTCGAGACCGACTTCCAGAACCTGCTAGGGGCGACAACCGAGCGGTTCGTCCTCGAGGACGTCTACGACTACGACGAGGCGTTCGAGCAGGCCTACGACCTGATCAACGACGAACTCGACGAAGGCAACGAGGTCTGGGTCAACATCGCTGCCATGCCCCGGACGGTGAGCTTCGCGTTCGCGACCGCCGCCCACTCGCTGATGGTCGAGCGCCAGGACGACCGCGAGCACATCCACACCTACTACACGGCTCCGGAGAAATACCTCGAGACGGAACTGGCCGAGGAGCTACGCGAACAGTCGGCCTTGCTCGAGGATCTGCTTGCGGGAGCGACCGACGGCCCCGACGAACCGGCGAGTGAAATCGAAACCGAACGCGTGGCCACCCGCCTCGACAGCGCTCGGCAACTCCTCGCGGAGTTCGACGAACGCGGGACGACCATCGGGGCGAAAGAGATCGACGGCGAGCACATCGTCGAGTTGCCCGTGGCCTCCTTCTCGAACGTCAAGCCGTTCGAGGAACTCATCCTCTACAAACTCGGCGAGGATGGCGAGTTCGAGTCCGTCTCGGAACTCGCAGAGGCCCTCTCGCGCGAACTCAACGAGGAGTACACCGACAGCTTCCGCTCGAAGGTGATCTACAACGTCGACCGACTGGGGCCGGGCGGCAAGGGCTACATCGAGCGCGAGGAACACGGGAAATCCTATCGGACGCGGCTGTCACGGATCGGCGAACTGTGGGTCCGCGCGCACTCGGATTCGGCTGCGATGCCCGACCGGTGA
- a CDS encoding Yip1 family protein codes for MVLYTIALVLAVSLVGSMLAGTIDATVTMDNPDRPPEMVCDMYGDDPDSLVTEGCSEPETIERDAGELVQEAVHDYLGFAVFAPLLLWALGTGTLYAVGRLAGGTPSFTGVLSLAGWAALPEFVRLAIGLVGLRVALSDVTITDVDRSVDALEAAMAPIDPLSLVASLVTIGWQWYLLTGGLASEANIPKGVAALGVGILLGLFSLMALF; via the coding sequence GTGGTTCTGTACACGATCGCGCTCGTCCTCGCCGTCTCGCTCGTCGGATCAATGCTCGCCGGCACGATCGACGCCACCGTCACGATGGACAATCCGGATCGACCGCCCGAAATGGTCTGTGACATGTACGGGGACGATCCCGACTCGCTCGTCACCGAAGGCTGTAGCGAACCCGAGACGATCGAGCGCGACGCGGGCGAACTCGTCCAGGAGGCGGTCCACGATTATCTCGGCTTCGCCGTCTTCGCTCCGCTCCTCCTCTGGGCGCTCGGGACGGGAACTCTCTACGCCGTCGGACGCCTCGCGGGCGGGACGCCGTCGTTCACCGGTGTACTGTCGCTCGCGGGGTGGGCCGCGCTACCGGAGTTCGTTCGACTCGCAATCGGCCTCGTTGGACTTCGAGTCGCGCTCTCGGACGTGACCATCACCGACGTCGACCGGAGCGTCGACGCGCTGGAGGCGGCGATGGCGCCGATCGATCCGTTGTCACTGGTCGCTTCCCTGGTGACGATCGGCTGGCAGTGGTACCTGCTCACCGGTGGACTCGCCAGCGAAGCCAACATTCCGAAAGGGGTGGCAGCGCTCGGCGTAGGCATCCTCCTGGGTCTCTTCTCGCTCATGGCGCTCTTTTGA